One Plasmodium gaboni strain SY75 chromosome 1, whole genome shotgun sequence DNA segment encodes these proteins:
- a CDS encoding asparagine-rich antigen Pfa35-2 translates to MKKNPKNTEELTDLPHIDNSDNCMKMNNIKNDDNGNNNYGKSDNTNETNINDTSSYNKYGNNFLSYNGNYGSNKMYNNQNMNNRYYNKIHFNEENYEYFGRSRNYKNSNNNSNYNNNNNNNYNYYNHNNNSNNNNNNNSSGINMSNNYHDGDYVKYNKKGSTIHNRYNNIYTTSTTHNTYNNNNNNNNNNNNNNNNNNNSSSSQNCHISNNNISGNNYHYYNPYNYYNGCTSIDNEFNEKDHKQISSKKMSNSVTTGRSEYTIESKEYQGNDMNKKKNEFNKNDTCTNDMKTNDIRPMNKDQNMKKNIRINKNYFPKGIASPINNGNTNDTYIRDDTVVNTYEESFTIKNKKKNYYRYQNNYKNNNSNHFYNSLNMKLVNYGNFGYNNNNHYNNNYNNNSNNYYHNNNNYHNNHRVNIHMSYKNKNNSMNNYYPYNNYIDAKENDTMQKGTSSRNIIYDNKNDDTNFNCFGKDKYGNKKNEIDKKQNESVAVYDKNSNKEDHKDDNKNNSSNDNIPKINNSDNCNSTSEDIIKTNNEENNTCISPQNNSVVEFNNTNMEENVSYANNDNTSKDIIMDNICDTYKNESKSFEKNIYSTIYNDKEKINHDGDMVTEKDNSDIIYKEIENNYYKKNSNDKKKDDNNIGNVKAYPSLYDTFDNNDKRDDENGMTEIKGGEENLDIKKISNKNSMDKNNVSYLENEQYLKCKIGEVKNKNEEVKSSEYNNNNNYNNNYNYNNNSHNNYNNNYYYYHNNVNDYDDYYDINDNNNLFKDENFDYTPNNKYFKYNNRNNIKNDHLSKSHIQSNMNYNNMNSSYNYTSGNILHSEGNKELSYEKNYYSFSKNETFKKKGLNKNYTNVYSFNYSNKSGKNMKNQNYAYNNFNSGYQRSNVSKDNKYNDNEGNNMYGNDDNNHKGNTTQNNDIINDKMGDNRKIKNEKYEDKEKYEDKEKYEDKEKCEDKEKCEDKEKYEDKEKYEDTEKYEDKEKYEDKEKYEDKEKYEDTEKDQNIDKDKNIDNDQCQYQYQDQNIDNDQGQDSIIKNNNIISIEDDKKECDIYYHRDNNIINYDKTDNNCDIQYISNSQNDEPNITIENKEEKNLTTDITNCDGSTITNNKNYTYNNYTNEEKNRIRNNCQGVINMIPDNDNINHHPISKKRFGYYKDKNFFYNKNVEADNNVRNYVDHAPIHISTYNDSYKTNFQRKKDYNSYDMTMPYKKDSKYYKKKGKLERRIKEHNCYSSIVGENERNKIIDTIGLTTSNGYINHNNQNVQNVQNVQNVQNVQNVQNVQNIQNFKNISNIQNVQDMPNISKFPNMPNISNISNGSNIPNMYNVQNIPHVKGQDQFCNSTYGRSNKERKAIISSNSTTNVTFDTKKKATQNTWVIDHINNEEEEQMNNITSISNTTMNCYKSEFSCYKDNYKYKKHSTHISTPNYSMNKDNGVINVISSGDKLIKNEYMYNEEKGRKRGNKINNKTNWQKKGLILEKHREKINVVLNEEMNIPNVVNCTNTSTELNVAKESQMYDELKQKKKNKKKIEELYCMKKPIDLLHVRSKSENLHCRKNSFKNLEISMTKPHMQHFEQSINMEGFRCILSKIMINYEGEMIVDDQEEEENKREHEHGNEHGNEYGNEHENEHENEHEKKHENKHENEHENKHENKHENKHENKHENKHENNPENKHDKEDNVIEKKDEDEKKNEKDHKEEENEINNIKEEPKDDSNNNVCNESNVIHHDKLKNNETISTNFCDCSMIKNDDSFGDCVISNSCVYKENDINRNSCINKMKQLKDDNIKKDNGMEEKYMNNMNTNTIDSIHFDSIHIDSLHIDNLHIDNININTTNNIYKNGDITNNNRNTGDMNRVLFNSRENITDDYSMKTQNTFLCIYDENNQEIFDKKNKKKKGVYQKNDLSSDIILNKYSLVEKNNCDLRIYTNHINNSDKNMENCYDLSCGMKTYDNMNNKNVGIDTYVNEGAKITNRLWNNNIDRYSYKSGRNKVHYNEYDKLEGGNYGYHHNNMMYKRYANNNNNNYDDDNDNINNDDNNNNDNNNNDKNNNDKNNNDKNNNSSSHYNNYHHNNYYHHNNYHHHNNYHSNNHFNNYHHHNNYHGTNHFNNYHHNNMNSYNEGRTIPNNSYGGKNSYNNNNMGEHINNIDITASQRVLKDDTNKNNLYMVHNQHNFEEYKNYMNTNVMRYNNVHKKKYITGTNYQVSNYNDTYHFNNMRGKQYYLNKYNYNNHHDMVYANGKNVEVYKHMRANNKIETYNNMIDGMNDINVNNNIRDNMHNYSNDSYVHAQSGDVQKIYTNDDIPNDKHNNSNSNGNNNMVAVDINEENNKNNKDNKIEVINKCDDNNDENDKMDTKSVVSYKSYGNKSGISDKYFNKHNNDNNYKYNNNHYYNQSNDMNKITNKYMNHNNSNDNFKDNNNSSNDRNNYHNSDRNNYYYHSHKNSYDYVVENIPSQNKRRHRKYMPTNNYQLNENHSTINNNNNNNNNNNNDNTYKKYYYNNNYNNNNYSYYCNDDNYYKQTHEKNNQDYHNDDFNLSVNYYEENIKENNKRNDNSELLKSEENINEENKVEKEENNEKLICNENFICDEKLICDEKLICDENFICDEKLICDEKLICDENFICDEKLICDENFICDEKLICDENFICDENLTCDDQIDGDIKKIQENVIPSKVDKDIKRRKKKEHFNNNSFSKADIFNNSYNVKNLNNNDNKNMTTISDDTNTVNEKNAKNKKKKKNYQNNVDVVVDSMETAPRAREEKLRKKYLKDNKKIYKLKDNNIKDNNIINEDRHFDDNCKDDNNCDGSNYDDNNNNSNSNNNDNNNYNENNNNYYYDDSTLIKKNSYTYKVKDHLYYNYNRNNSSTNKYESNYIAHEHNTYNNNNNNNNNNNNNKNENYANPYEYKKNSYNKNNNYNNRSNNMYDTNSYNKGYKNYKNKNHKTTPTEQYKKS, encoded by the coding sequence atgaagaaaaatCCAAAAAATACTGAAGAGCTCACGGATTTGCCTCATATTGACAATTCAGATAATTGTATGAAAATgaacaatataaaaaatgacgacaatggaaataataattatggGAAATCAGATAATACAAATGaaacaaatattaatgatacTTCAAGTTACAACAAGTATGGGAATAATTTCTTAAGTTACAATGGAAATTATGGTTCGAATAAAATGTACAATAATCAGAATATGAACAATAGATATTACAATAAGATACATTTTAATGAAGAGAATTACGAGTATTTTGGAAGGAGTAGAAATTACAAAAATAgcaataataatagtaattataacaacaacaataataataattataattactataaccataataataatagtaataataacaataataataatagcAGTGGTATAAATATGagtaataattatcatGATGGGGATTATGTgaaatataacaaaaagGGAAGCACTATTCATAAcagatataataatatatatacaacaAGTACTACCCATAACACctataataataataataataataataataataataataataataataataataataacaatagTAGTAGTAGTCAAAATTGTCATAtttctaataataatataagtGGCAATAATTACCATTATTATAATccatataattattataatggTTGTACAAGTATAGACAATGAGTTTAATGAAAAAGACCATAAACAGATATCGTCAAAAAAGATGTCTAATAGTGTGACAACAGGAAGAAGTGAATATACTATTGAGAGTAAAGAATATCAAGGTaatgatatgaataaaaaaaaaaatgaattcAATAAGAATGATACATGTACAAATGATATGAAGACAAATGATATACGTCCAATGAACAAAGATCagaatatgaaaaaaaacataagaattaataaaaattattttccCAAAGGAATTGCTTCACCCATAAATAATGGTAATACAAatgatacatatataaGAGATGATACTGTAGTAAATACATACGAAGAAAGTTttacaataaaaaataagaaaaaaaattattatagatatcaaaataattataaaaataacaattCAAACCATTTCTATAATTCGTTGAATATGAAATTGGTTAATTATGGAAATTTTGGTTACAATAACAATAATCATTATAACAacaattataataataatagtaataattattatcataataataataattatcataataacCATAGAGTTAACATACATATGAGTTACAAAAATAAGAACAACTCCatgaataattattatccatataataattatattgaTGCAAAGGAAAATGATACTATGCAAAAAGGTACTTCCAGTCGTAATATCatttatgataataaaaatgacGATACAAATTTTAACTGTTTTGGAAAGGATAAATATggaaacaaaaaaaatgaaattgataaaaaacaaaatgaaagTGTTGCTGTTTATGATAAGAATAGCAATAAGGAAGACCATAAGGATgacaataaaaataatagtagtaatgataatatacctaaaattaataatagtGATAATTGTAATTCAACTAGTgaagatataataaagacaaataatgaagaaaataatacatGTATATCACCCCAAAATAATAGTGTTGTtgaatttaataatacaaaCATGGAAGAAAATGTTTCTTATGcaaataatgataatacatcaaaagatattattatggataatatatgtgatacatataaaaaCGAAAGTAAATcttttgaaaaaaatatatatagtactatatataatgataagGAAAAGATAAATCATGATGGTGATATGGTCACGGAAAAGGATAATTcagatataatatataaagaaatagaaaacaattattataaaaaaaatagtaatgataaaaagaaggatgataataatataggTAATGTTAAGGCTTATCCTAGTTTGTATGATAcatttgataataatgataagAGAGATGATGAAAATGGAATGACAGAAATAAAAGGAGGGGAGGAAAATttagatataaaaaaaatctccaataaaaatagtatggataaaaataatgtatcCTATTTGGAGAATGAGCAATATTTGAAATGTAAAATTGGAGAGgtaaagaataaaaatgaagaagtTAAGTCATCcgaatataataataataataattataataataattataattataataataatagtcataataattataataataattattattattatcataataatgTTAATGATTATGATGATTATTACGACATcaatgataataataatttgtttaaggatgaaaattttgattatacaccaaataataaatattttaaatataacaataggaataatataaaaaatgacCACTTATCCAAATCACATATACAAAGtaatatgaattataataatatgaacagctcttataattatactagtggaaatattttacattCTGAAGgaaataaagaattatcatatgaaaagaattattattcattttcaaaaaatgagacttttaagaaaaagggtttaaataaaaattacaCAAATGTGTATAGTTTTAATTACAGTAATAAGAGTGGgaaaaatatgaagaatCAGAACTATGCctataataattttaacTCAGGATATCAAAGAAGTAATGTGTCAAAggataataaatataatgataatgagGGAAATAATATGTATGGAAATGATGACAATAATCATAAGGGAAACACAACtcaaaataatgatattataaatgataaaatgGGGGATAAtaggaaaataaaaaatgaaaaatatgaagataaagaaaaatatgaagataaagaaaaatatgaagataaagaaaaatgtgaagataaagaaaaatgtgaagataaagaaaaatatgaagataaagaaaaatatgaagatacagaaaaatatgaagataaagaaaaatatgaagataaagaaaaatatgaagataaagaaaaatatgaagatACAGAAAAAGATCAAAATATAGAcaaagataaaaatatagacAACGATCAATGTCAATATCAATATCAAGATCAAAATATAGACAATGATCAAGGTCAAGATAgcattattaaaaataacaatataataagtatagaggatgataaaaaagaatgtgatatatattatcatagagataacaatattattaattatgaCAAAACCGATAACAACTGTGatattcaatatatttcGAATTCACAAAATGATGAACCTAACATAACtattgaaaataaagagGAGAAAAATCTCACTACTGATATAACAAATTGTGATGGTTCAACtattacaaataataaaaattacacttataataattatacaaatgaagaaaaaaataggATTAGAAATAATTGCCAAGGtgtaataaatatgatacCTGACAATGACAACATAAATCATCATCCCATTTCAAAAAAACGATTTGGTtattataaagataaaaatttcttttataataaaaatgtagaGGCAGATAATAATGTACGCAATTATGTGGATCATGCACCTATACATATTTCTACATATAATGATTCCTACAAAACAAATTTCCAAAGAAAAAAGGATTATAATAGTTATGATATGACAATGCCTTATAAAAAGGATAgtaaatattataagaaGAAAGGGAAATTAGAGAGGAGAATTAAAGAACATAATTGTTATAGCTCTATAGTAGGAGAAAAtgaaagaaataaaataattgaTACCATTGGTTTAACAACATCAAATGGATATATCAACcataataatcaaaatgTACAAAATGTACAAAATGTACAAAATGTACAAAATGTGCAAAATGTACAAAATGTGcaaaatattcaaaattttaagaatatatcaaatattCAAAATGTGCAAGATATGCCAAACATTTCAAAATTCCCCAACATGCCCAATATATCTAACATTTCTAATGGGTCCAATATTCCAAACATGTATAATGTTCAGAACATTCCTCATGTTAAAGGACAAGACCAATTTTGTAATTCTACATATGGTCGAAGCAATAAAGAAAGAAAAGCTATCATATCGTCTAATTCAACTACCAATGTAACCTTTGACACAAAAAAGAAGGCTACACAAAATACATGGGTTATTGACCATATAAACAATGAAGAAGAGGAacaaatgaataatataactTCCATTTCAAACACAACAATGAATTGTTACAAATCCGAATTTTCATGTTATaaagataattataaatacaaaaaacATTCAACTCATATTTCTACACCCAATTATTCAATGAACAAAGATAACGGTGTAATAAACGTAATAAGTTCTGGtgataaattaataaaaaatgaatacatgtataatgaagaaaaagGAAGAAAGCGAGGaaacaaaattaataataagaCGAACTGGCAAAAAAAAGGATTAATATTAGAGAAACATAGGgagaaaataaatgtagtattaaatgaagaaatgAATATTCCGAATGTGGTGAATTGTACTAATACATCAACTGAATTAAATGTTGCAAAGGAATCTCAAATGTATGACGAATTgaaacaaaagaaaaaaaacaaaaagaaaatagAAGAATTGTATTGTATGAAGAAACCAATAGATTTGTTGCATGTAAGATCAAAATCTGAAAATCTACATTGCAGGAAAAATAGTTTTAAGAACTTGGAAATTTCTATGACGAAACCGCATATGCAACATTTTGAACAGTCCATAAATATGGAAGGGTTTAGATGTATATTGAGTAAAATAATGATTAATTATGAAGGTGAAATGATAGTGGATGATCAAGAGGAAGAGGAAAATAAACGTGAACATGAACATGGAAATGAACATGGAAATGAATATGGAAATGAACATGAAAATGAACATGAAAATGAAcatgaaaaaaaacatGAAAATAAACATGAAAATGAACATGAAAATAAACATGAAAATAAACATGAAAATAAACATGAAAATAAACATGAAAATAAACATGAAAATAACCCTGAAAATAAACATGATAAAGAAGACAACGTTATTGAGAAGAAAgatgaagatgaaaaaaaaaacgaaAAGGATCataaagaagaagaaaatgaaattaataaCATCAAAGAAGAACCAAAAGATGATTCAAATAACAATGTATGCAACGAATCTAATGTCATACATCATGATAAACTTAAGAACAATGAAACAATTTCTACAAATTTTTGTGATTGTTCTATGATTAAAAATGACGATTCTTTTGGTGATTGTGTTATATCTAATAGCTGCGTATACaaagaaaatgatataaatagaaatagttgtataaataaaatgaaacaATTGAAggatgataatataaaaaaggataATGGTATGGAAGAAAAGTATATGAACAATATGAACACAAATACTATAGATAGCATACATTTTGATAGTATTCATATTGATAGTTTACATATTGATAACTTAcatattgataatataaatattaatactactaataacatatataaaaatggtGATATAACTAATAACAACAGAAATACAGGCGATATGAATAGGGTTCTTTTTAATTCGAGAGAAAACATTACTGATGACTATAGTATGAAAACTCAAAACACATTTCTTTgtatatatgatgaaaataatcaagaaatttttgataaaaaaaataaaaagaaaaaaggggtttaccaaaaaaatgatttaagtagtgatattattttaaataaatattcattagtagaaaaaaataattgtGATTTGAGAATATATActaatcatataaataatagtGATAAGAATATGGAAAATTGTTATGATCTTTCTTGTGGTATGAAAacatatgataatatgaataataaaaatgttgGTATTGATACATATGTGAATGAGGGTGCTAAAATAACAAATAGATTATggaataataatatagatagATATTCTTATAAAAGTGGAAGGAATAAAGTGcattataatgaatatgatAAGTTGGAAGGTGGAAATTATGGTTATCACCACAATAATATGATGTACAAGAGATATGctaacaataataataataattatgatgatgataatgataatattaataatgatgataataataataatgataataataataatgataaaaataataatgataaaaataataatgataaaaataataatagtagtagtcattataataattatcatcataataattattatcatcataataattatcatcatcacaataattatcacagtaataatcattttaataattatcatcatcacAATAATTATCACGGTACCaatcattttaataattatcatcataataatatgaattcATATAATGAGGGAAGAACCATACCAAATAATAGTTATGGTGGGAAAAATAGttacaataataataatatgggagaacacataaataatatcGATATAACAGCTAGCCAGAGGGTTCTAAAGGATGATACGAACAAAAACAATTTATATATGGTTCATAATCAACATAATTttgaagaatataaaaattatatgaatacGAATGTGATGAGATATAACAATGTTcataagaaaaaatatatcacAGGTACAAATTATCAAGTGagtaattataatgatacctatcattttaataatatgagAGGAAAACAgtattatttaaataaatacaattataataatcatcATGATATGGTATATGCGAATGGAAAAAATGTAGAGGTATACAAACATATGAGGGCaaacaataaaatagaaacatataataatatgatagATGGTATGAATGATATAAAtgtgaataataatatacgTGATAATATGCATAACTATTCTAATGATTCTTATGTGCATGCACAAAGTGGAGATGTGCAAAAGATATATACGAATGATGATATTCCAAATGACaaacataataatagtaatagtaatggtaataataatatggtAGCAGTTGAcataaatgaagaaaataataaaaataataaagataataaaattgaGGTAATTAATAAATGTGATGATAACAATGATGAAAATGACAAAATGGATACAAAAAGTGTTGTAAGTTATAAAAGTTATGGAAATAAAAGCGGTATAAgtgataaatattttaataagcataataatgataataattataaatacaataacaatcattattataatcaaTCTAATGATATGAACAAAATTACAAATAAGTATATGAATCACAATAATTCCAATGATAACTTTAAAGATAACAACAACAGTAGTAATGATagaaataattatcataatagtgatagaaataattattattatcatagTCATAAAAACAGTTATGACTATGTTGTGGAGAATATTCCAAGtcaaaataaaagaagaCATCGAAAATATATGCCaacaaataattatcaattaaatgaaaatcATTCAACAattaacaataataataataataataataataataataatgacaatacttataaaaaatattattacaataataattataataataataattattcttattattgtaatgatgataattattataagcagacacatgaaaaaaataaccAAGATTATCACAATGATGATTTTAATTTATCAgtaaattattatgaagagaatattaaagaaaataataaaaggaATGACAACAGTGAGCTTTTAAAAAgtgaagaaaatataaatgaagaaaataaagtTGAAAAGGAAGAGAAcaatgaaaaattaatatgtaatgaaaattttatatgtgatgaaaaattaatatgtgatgaaaaattaatatgtgatgaaaattttatatgtgatgaaaaattaatatgtgatgaaaaattaatatgtgatgaaaattttatatgtgatgaaaaattaatatgtgatgaaaattttatatgtgatgaaaaattaatatgtgatgaaaattttatatgtgATGAAAATTTAACGTGTGATGACCAAATAGATGgagatataaaaaaaattcaagAAAATGTAATTCCTTCAAAAGTAGACAAAGATATTAagagaagaaaaaaaaaggaacattttaataataactCATTTTCAAAAGCAGATATATTcaataattcatataacGTTAAGAACttgaataataatgataataaaaatatgacCACCATAAGTGATGATACAAATACAGTAAATGAGAAGAATgcaaaaaataaaaaaaagaagaagaatTATCAGAATAATGTGGACGTAGTGGTTGATAGTATGGAGACAGCACCTAGAGCAAGAGAAGAGAAATTaagaaagaaatatttaaaggataataaaaaaatctACAAACTgaaagataataatattaaagataataatattattaatgaGGATAGACATTTTGATGATAATTGTAAGGATGATAATAATTGCGATGGTAGtaattatgatgataataataataatagtaatagtaataataatgataacaataattataatgaaaataataataattattattatgatgataGTACGCTTATTAAGAAAAATTCATATACCTATAAAGTGAAAgatcatttatattataactaCAATAGAAATAATTCTTCAACCAATAAATATGAATCAAATTATATTGCACATGAACATAATACAtacaacaacaacaataataataataataataataataataataaaaatgaaaattatgCAAATccatatgaatataaaaaaaacagttataacaaaaataataattacaaCAATAGATCTAATAATATGTACGACACAAATAGTTACAATAAaggatataaaaattacaaaaataaaaaccACAAAACCACACCCACAGAGCAATACAAAAAAAGTTAA